One window of the Desulfomonilia bacterium genome contains the following:
- a CDS encoding TIM-barrel domain-containing protein, producing MTGKNIARVTVSNDSDFNEAPFVRDVLLPHRYHDEFSSTCFSDICFDKDKNRLKVRFADQKNLVIHADPSCLSFEIYTSEDEGFYGFGEWFNAFRRQSGELTVHNLESPAFLQHKQTYSAFPCFLSDRGYMIFILNAHRAKVKINKPAGKLSVRFSGGSLDFFVIAGSDFKEIITNYTALTGRPPLLPLWAFGLWNTAYPVENQEETLTRIQSHREKQIPLDAVIFDYHWQQAFSDFKWRRSVFPDPGIMLDLMKKEGVKAGLIYTPYINRDSYPLYKFLVRLYVKNAPEGVPLLSKDYAMDNFKEGMKNGYFAHDNVTWWLGRGGAVDFTNRNACDWWFDKQKPLLDQGVYFFKNDGAEYLPKGSRSTIGLDDEEYHNIYCFYYTKALFERCQEYHGNKRALVFSRTNWAGTQRFPGIFLGDQTPEFKHIAATMRCGLNMSLLGYAYWGADVLSLYKSPSAEQHQRYSQWSIFSPLSRYFSSPDDPNRNPWGIDKECEENFRRHIDLKIRLLPYYYGLAREAYDTGIPIIRPLYLEFPGDPHTRPIWQQPMIGDALMMAPVLEPGAKSIKVYFPKGLWYSWWDMANFEGPGWFDVPVDDGHLPLFVRGGKQIILGKILQFIPDAHRFDEIEVHAFPPFDGTAVLYEDDFSTLFYQQGESSTQKFTFRNETDSCISIAVYPATGVFSGQPLKRNVTFVLHGCASSCVEADGCIIEKTFSDDITSTLSISTVLDVASKALIRIS from the coding sequence TTGACCGGGAAAAATATCGCCAGGGTAACCGTCTCGAACGATAGTGATTTCAATGAAGCGCCTTTCGTCAGGGACGTGCTTCTGCCACATCGATACCACGATGAGTTTTCATCGACATGCTTTTCAGATATCTGTTTTGACAAAGATAAGAACCGGTTGAAAGTCCGTTTCGCTGATCAAAAAAACCTGGTGATACATGCCGACCCTTCCTGTCTTTCATTCGAAATATACACCAGTGAAGACGAGGGCTTTTACGGTTTCGGTGAGTGGTTCAACGCATTCAGAAGACAAAGCGGGGAGCTTACCGTTCACAACCTCGAATCGCCGGCATTCCTGCAGCATAAGCAGACATATTCTGCATTTCCATGCTTTCTGAGCGACCGTGGATACATGATATTCATCTTGAATGCACACAGGGCGAAAGTGAAAATAAACAAGCCCGCCGGAAAGCTTTCAGTCAGGTTTTCAGGCGGCAGCCTTGATTTTTTTGTAATAGCCGGCTCGGACTTCAAGGAGATAATCACAAATTATACAGCTCTTACAGGCAGGCCGCCTCTTTTGCCTCTCTGGGCCTTCGGCTTGTGGAACACCGCCTACCCTGTAGAAAACCAGGAGGAAACCCTCACACGTATACAATCGCACAGGGAAAAGCAAATACCGCTGGATGCCGTAATATTCGATTATCACTGGCAGCAGGCCTTTTCCGATTTCAAATGGCGCAGGTCCGTTTTCCCTGATCCAGGTATAATGCTTGACCTGATGAAAAAAGAAGGGGTTAAAGCCGGACTGATCTACACGCCTTACATAAACAGGGATTCCTACCCTTTATATAAATTCCTTGTAAGGCTCTATGTCAAAAACGCACCTGAAGGCGTGCCTCTTCTTTCAAAAGACTATGCAATGGATAATTTTAAAGAAGGCATGAAAAATGGCTATTTCGCTCACGATAATGTTACATGGTGGCTTGGCAGGGGTGGCGCGGTTGACTTCACAAACAGGAATGCATGCGACTGGTGGTTTGACAAACAGAAACCCCTGCTCGATCAGGGTGTTTACTTTTTCAAGAACGACGGTGCGGAATATCTCCCAAAAGGCTCACGTTCAACAATCGGGCTTGATGACGAGGAATATCACAACATTTACTGCTTCTATTATACGAAGGCACTTTTCGAGAGATGCCAGGAATATCACGGAAACAAAAGGGCCCTTGTCTTTTCCAGGACAAACTGGGCAGGAACCCAGCGCTTTCCCGGTATATTTTTAGGCGACCAGACACCGGAATTCAAACACATCGCTGCAACCATGAGATGCGGACTCAATATGAGCCTGCTTGGCTATGCCTATTGGGGAGCTGACGTGCTTTCGCTCTATAAATCGCCATCAGCCGAACAACACCAGCGTTATTCCCAGTGGTCGATTTTCAGCCCTCTGTCGAGATATTTTTCCTCACCTGATGATCCTAACAGAAATCCCTGGGGAATCGATAAAGAATGCGAGGAAAATTTCAGGCGGCATATTGACCTGAAAATAAGGCTGCTGCCTTATTATTACGGTCTGGCACGCGAGGCCTATGACACCGGCATTCCTATTATCAGGCCTCTTTATCTGGAATTTCCCGGTGACCCGCACACACGACCCATCTGGCAGCAACCCATGATCGGCGATGCGCTTATGATGGCCCCTGTGCTTGAACCCGGGGCAAAATCCATAAAGGTCTATTTCCCGAAAGGGCTTTGGTACTCTTGGTGGGACATGGCAAATTTTGAAGGGCCCGGATGGTTCGATGTGCCTGTTGATGATGGACACCTGCCGCTCTTCGTCAGGGGAGGCAAACAAATTATCCTGGGTAAAATACTTCAATTCATACCTGATGCACACAGGTTTGATGAGATCGAAGTACACGCCTTTCCGCCATTTGACGGTACTGCGGTCTTATATGAAGACGACTTCTCCACTCTTTTCTATCAACAGGGCGAATCATCCACACAGAAATTTACGTTCAGAAATGAAACGGACTCCTGCATATCCATAGCAGTCTATCCTGCAACAGGGGTCTTTTCAGGCCAGCCTCTTAAAAGAAACGTAACTTTTGTTTTGCACGGCTGTGCTTCATCATGTGTCGAGGCTGATGGATGCATAATTGAAAAAACCTTTTCAGATGACATTACAAGTACGCTTTCAATAAGCACAGTGCTCGATGTCGCATCAAAGGCTTTAATAAGGATTTCATAA
- a CDS encoding class II fructose-bisphosphate aldolase, whose amino-acid sequence MSYEADYAKALQIGRPPNVRKLFPYSKALIVSGKAIDRAMRAKGHAMTIAANGRSTTVIRGTLKAAQKANAAIIIEIAKSESNYCHVGLWNIARYVDSFCNELGITVPVAVHADHFGITSAAELEKAKTDIPSIFDQGITSIAIDASHMPEDENLLANIEISKYIPSWAGYETEVGEIKGATGLSTPEEALFLIQGLNAHKIFPDWIALNNGTTHGIEESDAGIQVELTAEIHKAIEKYGVSGAQHGTSGNSNERLKKIASETHTTKANVATALQMLSWGVKVNEFGNAILDADKNLLKLECTGMDDKLWAEMVAYAKDKGLKAGDFKKLNLPFENKILAQTSEVRERMEKAVEDFVYDLLVNVFNAKDTAPLAVEAILKAGSHDLGPKGTQIENPADWTVEKIKAKGKEKTDDSPAGKYDD is encoded by the coding sequence ATGAGCTACGAGGCTGATTATGCAAAGGCCCTTCAAATCGGCAGACCGCCGAATGTCAGGAAACTTTTTCCGTATTCGAAAGCGCTTATTGTCAGCGGCAAGGCAATCGACCGTGCAATGAGGGCGAAAGGCCATGCAATGACGATTGCGGCAAACGGCAGGAGCACAACGGTCATACGCGGAACGCTCAAGGCGGCCCAGAAGGCCAATGCCGCCATTATAATCGAGATAGCAAAATCGGAAAGCAATTACTGTCATGTCGGGTTATGGAACATAGCAAGATATGTGGATTCATTCTGCAATGAGCTTGGTATAACGGTTCCGGTTGCAGTTCATGCCGACCATTTCGGAATTACGAGTGCCGCCGAACTCGAAAAGGCGAAGACCGACATACCGTCCATCTTCGATCAAGGCATTACATCGATTGCAATCGATGCCTCGCACATGCCTGAAGATGAAAACCTTCTTGCAAACATCGAAATCAGCAAATATATCCCGTCATGGGCAGGTTACGAGACCGAGGTCGGCGAGATCAAAGGTGCAACCGGACTGTCGACGCCTGAAGAAGCCCTGTTCCTGATCCAGGGGCTGAATGCGCATAAGATTTTTCCAGACTGGATAGCGCTCAATAACGGAACGACGCACGGCATCGAAGAAAGTGATGCAGGCATACAGGTCGAACTGACGGCCGAAATTCACAAGGCCATTGAAAAATACGGAGTATCCGGGGCGCAGCACGGCACATCAGGCAACAGTAATGAAAGACTCAAGAAAATAGCCTCGGAGACGCATACAACAAAGGCAAATGTCGCGACAGCACTACAGATGCTTTCCTGGGGCGTGAAGGTGAATGAATTCGGAAACGCCATTCTCGATGCAGATAAGAACCTGCTCAAGCTGGAATGTACAGGCATGGACGATAAGCTGTGGGCTGAAATGGTCGCATACGCAAAGGACAAAGGTCTGAAAGCCGGTGATTTCAAAAAGCTCAACCTGCCGTTTGAAAACAAGATACTTGCACAAACCTCCGAAGTCAGGGAGCGTATGGAAAAAGCGGTGGAAGACTTTGTTTACGACCTTCTTGTAAATGTCTTTAATGCAAAAGACACCGCACCTCTTGCAGTTGAGGCAATCCTCAAGGCAGGGTCCCATGATCTCGGCCCCAAAGGGACGCAGATTGAGAATCCCGCAGACTGGACGGTTGAAAAGATAAAGGCTAAAGGCAAGGAGAAAACCGACGACAGCCCTGCAGGGAAATACGACGACTGA
- the fbp gene encoding class 1 fructose-bisphosphatase encodes MKDILMTIERHIIEEQRIYGGTGDFSSVLTQIVLAAKVVSAQVSQAGLAENILGSAGAQNITGDEQQKLDVFADRAFINALSYIGKVCVMASEEDEGIVLIPEGYPKGEYVVMFDPLDGSSNIDVNVSIGTIFSIYKRISNKGDGTLEDCLQPGYKQFGAGYVMYSSSTVMVYSTGNGVNGFTLDPSVGEFVLSHPDIKIPSRGKIYSVNESYYNYWKKGTRAYIDHIKTDKTHIKKPYSSRYIGSLVADFHRNLLKGGIFLYPEDSIDPKKPSGKLRLLYEANPLAFIAEQAGGYASTGYERILDIVPQKLHQRVPLIIGSKEDVKEYEAFAKENNME; translated from the coding sequence ATGAAAGATATTCTGATGACTATTGAACGGCATATAATTGAAGAACAGAGAATATATGGCGGAACGGGTGATTTCAGTTCGGTGCTGACCCAGATAGTTCTGGCTGCAAAGGTGGTTTCCGCCCAGGTTTCACAGGCAGGTCTTGCGGAAAATATTCTGGGCTCGGCAGGTGCACAGAATATAACAGGCGATGAACAGCAGAAACTCGATGTATTTGCCGACAGGGCTTTTATCAATGCCTTAAGCTACATCGGCAAGGTTTGTGTTATGGCTTCCGAGGAAGATGAAGGCATTGTACTCATCCCTGAAGGTTATCCGAAGGGTGAATATGTGGTGATGTTCGATCCCCTTGACGGGTCGTCGAACATTGATGTGAATGTCTCCATAGGCACGATTTTTTCTATATATAAAAGAATTTCAAACAAAGGTGACGGGACTCTTGAAGATTGTCTGCAGCCCGGATACAAGCAGTTCGGCGCCGGTTATGTAATGTATTCAAGCTCAACGGTGATGGTCTATTCGACGGGCAACGGTGTCAACGGCTTCACCCTCGACCCCAGTGTGGGTGAGTTCGTTCTTTCGCACCCGGATATAAAGATACCATCACGGGGAAAGATATACAGCGTGAACGAGTCCTACTATAATTACTGGAAGAAAGGCACCAGGGCTTACATCGACCATATCAAGACGGATAAAACGCATATTAAAAAACCGTATTCTTCGAGATACATCGGATCACTGGTTGCCGATTTTCACAGGAATCTTCTGAAGGGCGGCATATTCCTTTATCCAGAGGACAGCATTGATCCTAAAAAACCATCCGGGAAATTGAGGCTTCTTTATGAGGCGAATCCGCTTGCCTTTATCGCCGAACAGGCGGGAGGATATGCTAGCACCGGATATGAACGCATCCTTGATATCGTTCCGCAAAAGCTGCATCAGAGGGTGCCTTTGATTATCGGTTCAAAAGAGGATGTTAAAGAGTACGAAGCGTTTGCAAAAGAAAATAATATGGAGTAA
- a CDS encoding MBL fold metallo-hydrolase: MKFSSPGKITERITLLGRRESCIYLLDGGTEYAILGGGMTYIVPDIKNQIAETGIDERKISRLVIHHTHFDHVGVIPYLKKRWPWASVTSSARGAGQLARSVVIDAIKNINFMLLSNAGLSDRANELGFDFDSIPVDDTPADGEIRKIGDLTLQFLMVPGHSTCSIAVYVPELKALFASDAGGIPFEGQVFAAANSNFDLYQASLDKMAGFDVDFHGAEHYGAFTGDDAKSFIPKSIEAAIETRKMIEDSLKRTHNAEMTSEEITGWMAENAGEYFLPRDVLKMVVDQMTGWLARNMNIQQ; encoded by the coding sequence ATGAAATTTAGCTCTCCCGGAAAAATAACCGAGCGTATTACGCTTCTGGGTCGAAGGGAATCATGCATCTACCTTCTCGATGGCGGGACAGAATATGCAATCCTGGGCGGCGGGATGACATATATTGTTCCTGATATCAAAAATCAGATCGCCGAAACAGGGATCGACGAGAGAAAAATAAGCCGCCTTGTCATACATCACACGCACTTTGATCATGTAGGAGTAATTCCTTATTTGAAAAAGAGATGGCCGTGGGCGAGCGTGACATCATCAGCCAGAGGGGCCGGACAGCTTGCCAGATCAGTGGTTATTGATGCAATAAAAAACATCAATTTCATGCTCCTTTCAAATGCCGGACTTTCGGATAGAGCAAATGAGCTGGGGTTTGATTTCGACAGCATACCGGTTGACGACACTCCGGCAGATGGAGAAATAAGAAAAATCGGGGATCTGACGCTTCAATTCTTGATGGTGCCCGGTCACAGCACATGTTCGATCGCAGTATATGTCCCTGAACTGAAGGCCCTTTTTGCTTCCGATGCGGGTGGCATTCCATTTGAGGGACAGGTTTTTGCTGCGGCAAATTCTAATTTTGATCTGTATCAGGCAAGTCTTGATAAAATGGCAGGCTTTGATGTGGATTTTCACGGTGCGGAACATTATGGGGCTTTTACAGGCGATGATGCAAAATCATTTATTCCGAAATCAATCGAGGCGGCAATTGAAACCAGAAAAATGATCGAAGATTCATTGAAAAGGACACACAACGCGGAAATGACGTCCGAGGAAATTACCGGCTGGATGGCTGAAAATGCAGGCGAATATTTTCTGCCGCGGGATGTTCTGAAAATGGTTGTCGACCAGATGACAGGCTGGCTTGCAAGAAACATGAACATTCAACAATAA